In Acidobacteriaceae bacterium, the following are encoded in one genomic region:
- a CDS encoding circularly permuted type 2 ATP-grasp protein — translation MDNRTASDASQAVLSQQMAALANYQLDEAYDEMFAGPNALHPHYEPLLELFAELPPAEVQRRKQAADLSFLNQGITFTVYGREEGTEKIFPYDLLPRIITSAEWERVERGLTQRITALNMFLKDIYNEGRILKDNVVLRELVYSCPQYRRHMVGLQVPRNVYVAICGTDLIRMQNGEFVVLEDNLRVPSGVSYMLTNRRVMKRIFPQLFRHYNVRPIEHYTQVLLGTLRSLAPEGRPEPNIVLLSPGVFNSAYFEHAYLARQMGIELVEGRDLVVHDNICYMRTTSGLRRVDVIYRRVDDDFIDPLAFRPDTILGVAGIFNAYRAGNVTLANAFGTGVADDKALYAFVPDIIKYYLGEDPILNNVKTFLCRIPKEREHVLANLDKLVVKAVGESGGYGMLIGPHATPKERAAFAEKIRTNPNNYIAQPTISFSRAPCLIGDELEPRHVDLRPYVLYGDKVTIVPGGLTRVALKRGSLVVNSSQGGGSKDTWVLS, via the coding sequence ATGGACAATCGCACCGCATCGGACGCTTCGCAAGCTGTTCTCTCCCAGCAAATGGCCGCACTGGCGAACTACCAGCTGGATGAAGCCTACGACGAGATGTTCGCCGGGCCAAACGCTCTGCACCCGCACTACGAGCCGCTTCTCGAGCTTTTTGCCGAGCTGCCGCCCGCCGAAGTTCAGCGCCGCAAGCAGGCCGCCGACCTCAGCTTCCTGAACCAGGGCATCACCTTCACCGTCTACGGACGCGAAGAAGGCACAGAAAAAATTTTCCCGTACGATTTGCTCCCCCGCATCATCACCTCCGCCGAATGGGAGCGGGTAGAGCGCGGGCTGACCCAGCGAATCACCGCGCTGAACATGTTCCTGAAGGACATTTACAACGAAGGCAGGATCCTGAAGGACAACGTCGTCCTGCGCGAACTAGTCTACTCCTGCCCGCAGTACCGCCGCCACATGGTCGGCCTCCAGGTTCCGCGCAACGTCTACGTCGCGATCTGTGGAACGGACCTGATCCGTATGCAGAACGGCGAGTTTGTGGTGCTGGAAGACAATCTGCGCGTCCCGTCGGGCGTCAGCTATATGCTGACCAACCGCCGCGTGATGAAGCGCATCTTCCCCCAGCTCTTCCGCCACTACAACGTGCGCCCGATCGAGCATTACACCCAGGTTCTGCTGGGAACGCTGCGCTCGCTCGCACCGGAAGGCCGCCCCGAGCCAAACATCGTTCTGCTCTCGCCGGGCGTCTTCAACTCGGCGTACTTTGAGCACGCGTACCTCGCGCGCCAGATGGGCATTGAGCTGGTAGAAGGCCGCGATCTCGTCGTCCACGACAACATCTGCTACATGCGTACGACCAGCGGCCTGCGCCGCGTGGACGTGATCTACCGCCGCGTCGACGACGACTTCATCGATCCGCTGGCGTTCCGCCCGGACACCATCCTCGGCGTTGCCGGCATCTTCAACGCCTATCGCGCCGGCAATGTGACGCTGGCGAACGCCTTCGGAACAGGCGTGGCTGATGACAAGGCGCTCTACGCGTTCGTCCCTGACATCATCAAGTACTACCTCGGCGAAGATCCGATTCTGAACAACGTAAAGACCTTCCTGTGCCGTATCCCCAAGGAGCGCGAGCACGTGTTGGCGAACCTCGACAAGCTGGTCGTAAAGGCTGTGGGCGAGAGCGGCGGCTACGGCATGCTGATCGGCCCCCACGCCACGCCAAAGGAACGTGCGGCGTTCGCAGAGAAGATCCGCACAAATCCGAACAACTACATCGCGCAGCCGACGATCAGCTTCTCGCGCGCCCCGTGCCTGATCGGCGACGAACTCGAACCCCGCCACGTCGATCTGCGCCCCTATGTGCTCTACGGCGACAAGGTGACGATCGTTCCCGGCGGCCTGACCCGCGTGGCGCTCAAGCGCGGCTCGCTGGTCGTCAACAGCTCGCAGGGCGGCGGCTCCAAGGACACCTGGGTGCTGAGCTAG
- a CDS encoding BrnT family toxin: MIYFEWDEKKAASNLEKHGLAFEDAALIFQDEFRLTQEDSVADGELRWRTVGLAAGITVLLVIHLEESDDQDIFVRIISARKALEHERMDYERNRSQNIG, from the coding sequence GTGATTTATTTCGAGTGGGACGAAAAGAAAGCTGCAAGCAATCTCGAAAAGCATGGCTTGGCATTCGAGGACGCAGCACTGATCTTCCAGGATGAGTTTCGGCTGACACAGGAAGACTCTGTCGCCGACGGTGAGTTGCGGTGGAGAACGGTCGGTCTCGCTGCTGGAATTACGGTTTTACTTGTGATCCATCTTGAAGAGTCTGACGACCAGGACATCTTTGTGCGTATCATTTCAGCCAGGAAGGCTTTGGAGCACGAAAGGATGGATTATGAGCGAAACCGTTCGCAAAACATCGGCTGA